A genomic region of Saccopteryx bilineata isolate mSacBil1 chromosome 1, mSacBil1_pri_phased_curated, whole genome shotgun sequence contains the following coding sequences:
- the CD3G gene encoding T-cell surface glycoprotein CD3 gamma chain produces MERGKYLSGLILAISLLQGTIAQLKQAKRLVEVNDNQEDGSVLLICNIEDKNIKWFKDGQEMIINKTSWNLGSSLKDPRGTYWCQGPKNNSNRLQVYYRMCQNCIELNASTVSGFIFAEIISIFFLAIGVYFIAGQDGVRQSRASDKQTLLSNDQLYQPLKDREDDQYSHLQGNQLRKH; encoded by the exons ATGGAGCGGGGGAAGTATCTGTCTGGCCTCATCCTGGCTATCTCTCTTCTTCAAG GTACAATTGCCCAGTTGAAACAAG CAAAACGTTTGGTAGAAGTGAATGACAATCAAGAAGATGGTTCAGTGCTTCTGATTTGCAACATAGAAGACAAAAATATCAAATGGTTTAAAGATGGACAGGAAATGATTATAAATAAAACCTCATGGAATCTAGGAAGTAGTTTGAAGGACCCTCGAGGGACATATTGGTGTCAAGGACCAAAGAATAATTCAAATCGCCTCCAGGTGTATTATAGAA TGTGTCAAAACTGCATTGAGTTGAATGCATCCACTGTGTCTGGCTTCATCTTCGCCGAAATCATCAGCATTTTCTTCCTTGCCATTGGGGTGTATTTCATTGCTGGACAGGATGGAGTTCGCCAATCAAGAG CTTCAGACAAGCAGACTCTGTTGTCCAATGACCAGCTCTACCAG CCCCTCAAGGATCGGGAAGATGACCAATACAGCCACCTTCAAGGCAACCAGCTGAGAAAACATTGA